CGAATCGAGTTTGAAGGTGATCTGTCAGCGAATTGGAAAAGAGAAAGTGACGCTTTTCCCTCTTCACTACGAGACGGAAGTTGCTTTTGAAGGGCAATCTCCGATAGCGGGGGTTCTTACTATCTGATGGCGATTAAGCCCCCTGGCGAGGGCCTTGCGCTTAGTTTGCACAATGCCCCGTAATGGATAGCGACGAAGTTGTTACGCACCAATTTGAGATCGTATGATCTTGCCGAATTGATGTCGTAGGATTTTTGTGGGATTTTTGTGGGATTACCACGCTTTCATAAGAATCTGGTTCCAGAAGCATCATACACAGTGAGGTGGTATGATGCTTTTTGCGTTCAGGCGATGGGGCTCTGCCCCAGACCCCGGGATTTTCCGAGGCATGGCACAGGCTCTCGATGAGCCGTTTTTTATGATGCGGAAGGCCGCACCCACTGTGTGATGGTGGATGCGGCCCTGTTTTTTACGACGCCATCGGTCGCCCGTGCTTCCGGTTATCTGTTACGCACCAATTTGAGATCGTATGATCTTGCTGTTACGCACCGATTTGAGACCGTATGATCTTGCCGAATTGATGTCGTAGGATTTTTGTTAGCGTATTAAAGAGACAGTGCGGATTAACATTCAAGCTGCAACACGAATTCATAGTTTTGTTAGGTTGATGTTCTGTGGTCATCCGGCCAAGTGTTTGATGAATGAATCAGGAGTCCTGAAGCCCATGGTCTTGCGCGGGCGTTGGTTGATTTCCTCCTGAACCTGCTGGTAGATTTCAGGGGCGATGGGCAGGTGGTTGCCTGTTTTTTTAGGGAAGTATTCCCTGATAAGACCAATGGTGTTCTCTACCAGCCCCTTCTCCCAGGCATGGTAGGGGTTGCAGAAGAAGGGCTTCGAACCTGTTGCGCTGGCGACTTCCCGGAAATTTGAAAACTCGGTGCCATTGTCATAGGTGATCGTCCTGGTCTTGAATTTTTTGAGGGCATAATAAAAGGACACGCACGTAATAACGTACGCGAAAACTTTTTCCTTCAGATTACCAGCTTGATGCAGTGTCGAACCCCAAAGGGGTTCCGCATGTTAGCCCAGCGGTTGCGGACCAGCGGGCCGCTACCCTGGGACCCAGACCCTCCCGACAAACGACCCCAACGGGGTCGCGCAAATCCTACATCTCCCCGTTCCATCTCTCCCGGAAACACCCCGGAGGGGTGATGGAAAGTAGCGCGGCGGTAAGCTTGCCCATGCAAGCGCCACCCCGGGACCAGGATCCCTCACACAGAACCCACCCCGGAGGAGTGGTGGAAGGAGAGGAGTTCAAAGGCTAACAGGGCGAGTGATGTTGCTTGTCCTTACCACAGAAATTGTGTGTCACTTTAAGTGATAAATGATGCGTACAAAAAATAAGAGGGGCGCGACCGTATTAAGGTGATATGCAGAAACTGATTCAAACAGACCGAAAGGAGTGTACATTTGGGGCGGATGAAATAATTGGCTACCTCACTTTGCTTCCTGAAGAGATCGCAAAGATAAATAACTTCCATGTACAGACGTTTTGGACGGATGGAATGGGGGATACAGAGCTGATCTATTTGGTGGCTCCTAGATTTGAATGCGCACTATTTCGTTATGTAATGGCTCCCCAGAATAAATATACGGCTATAGCAGTGGATCCCAGAAAAACATACCCAAACAATCTGTTGTCTGAAATTGTAAATGCTCTCAACTTAAGTTCGGAAGATATACTTGATGTTACTTGTTAATGGTCTCATTCTCATCGTAGATGATTAGTTGCCTACTCAAGGTCCACACCCCGGAGGGGTGATGGAAAGTAGCGCGGCGGTAAGCTTGCCCGTGCAAGCGCCACCCCGGGAACAGGATCCCCCCTCAAGCCACCCCGGAGGGGTGGTGGAAGGAGTGGAGTTTAAAGGCTAACAGGACGAGAGATGCGGCTTGTCTTTTCCTCTGGAATTGTCTGTCCTTATATTATGATAATGATACAGTAAACTATGAGAAAGCGATTGAACTAGTTTATGATAATGGGACAGATCCTACGAAGTTCATCAACAAGACCGTTAATGCCGACGAAGCCTCTGGAGCTAAGTATCGCAAGATCAGTTTGTTGGGGCGCCCGGTAGGAGACGGCAAGCCTCAGTCCGAGGCGGAAAGCGATGAGGAGCCTGAGGAATCTTACGTTGACGCTCTTACTCGTGACTTCAGCCATTCTACCACGGATCTCTACATTCCCGTGCCAGCCAGTGAGTTGGTTCTCGCAGTCAGGCGTAATGCTTCTCCATTCACCTGGAGTAGTGCTGAGGACTCTCAGGGGAGAGGCGTTTACGGTGGGCTCTTGGCGGAGGAACGTCCGGACTTGGCGTTTGGGGCCGGTTGGAGTTCTAATCTGAGTCCGCGAATCATTCTGTCAGAGCAAGTAGATCAGTATGAAAACCTAGTGGCCTTGATGGATAAGCAGACCCGTAAGGAAAAAGGCTTGGTCCAGGGGCAGGCCAATACGGCTACGGTGATTGATGAGCATGGTATGAGTTATCAGTTTGTAATCGGCTATAACAACGGAGCACCACGCTTCATGCCTATGCCTAGTGCCAGTAACCAATTGCAGAATTATCTGGCGACTTTAGAGCTAGACGGAGGAGAGTATGTCTTTAAGAAGAAGTTTGGGACGACCCTTCGATTTGATAATTCTACTTACGATCAGTTACTTTCTAACAATAGAAGGCATGGTTCAAAGCAATATACGAAGAAGACCTACTCGCGATTGAATAATGTAACTGACCGTTATGGTGAGCAACTTGTCTATACTTATCGTGATGAGATCAACCTGATACCAGCTGAGATCTACGTGGCGAGCCGACCTTCACTGGGAATTGCGATACATCAGGATACGAACGGAAGAGTCACTTCTGTGGTGGATCCAAAAGGAAATACAGTGAACTATGGCTACCAGGGCGCTTCCGGGGCCGTCATAAGTGGAGATGCAGAAGCCTACCCTGCGGATAGTCTGCTTGCCTCGGTAACCCGTGGCGGTATTCAAACAGCCGAATACAAATATAGTGCAGCAGTAGAGGATGATCCGAGAGATACCCCTCTAGAATCAGAAAACGGACAGTTCTATGACATCCGTGCATGGGCTGAGGTAAATGGCTCTTATGAACAGTATTCAGTCGATACCTGTCATGTGAACTTGTCTAGCATCAAGGATGCCTATGGAAATGAGACTTCGATTTCTTATGCCTTTGATGAGTCCCGTAGTAGTTTTGTCCGTGAGGCAAGGTACGCTCCTATTTTCAAGGACGGAAAGAATCAACTGGAGTATATCGGTTTCTTCAAAGGAAATGTTCCAGTCATCGGTTTGCCTAGGGATGTCTCAAATATCCAGACTCCAGGTGGCCGTATCATGGGTGTCAGTGGGACACATCTGGTGGAGGCTACCGACGACGGCATAGAGCCTGTTGCCCGGCAGACCATGGTTGCGGATGTGGAGGGAAATGTCACGACCTACACTTGGGGTGGATTCGCAGTGAATGAATTCCAGGATCCAGATCTAGACTACGTATACAGCGAGCAGGTTTCTAAGACTCACGTCATTGGATATCAGACGATGACAATCGCTTATGACGGAGGTGGAACCGAGTCCTTAGCCTTCTCTCCAAGCGCTGGCTACGCCTTGCAGAGTGTCGTAGACTTCAGTGGGAATACCACTACTTACAATTACACGGACCCGGCCCCTGCTGAAGTGTCAAACTTTGGAGGATCAGGATTCTCTGTCTACGGCGACCCGAATAGCGAAACCAAAATCACGTCAGGTGGCAATGTAGTGCGTAACTACCAGTATGACTCTGCCACCAGGGTCATGAAGGAGATCGAGGACGCACTGGGCCGCAAGACCAACTACACCATCGCAGCCAATGGCCTGCGGACCGATGAGGTGGTGACCAATGCGGCGGGTGTCAAAATGAGCGAAAAAGTCTTTGCCTACGGCCAGAATGGCTTCGCCGCCTTCATGTCTAGCAGCAAAGTCAAGGCATTCGCCACGAATCCTGAACTGGACGACCCGGCCTGGGTGAGTGACATCGTCACTCTCTATGAGGCGGACTCTAACGGACGCGTGCAGCGCAGTGCGGTGGATATGAATGGGAACAGTTCCATTGATAGCGGAGACCTCATCTCCTCCTACACCTATGACCGCAATGGCAACAAGCTCAGCGTGACCGATCCAGAGGGGAATACCACCTACTTCCACTACGATGCGCTTAACCGCCTGGTGAAAGTGGTCAACCCGGACGGCTCCAGCAAGCAGATGGTCTACGACTACCGCAGTAACAAAGTCATGGATATCGATGAGCTGGGCCTCAAGACCGGCTATGTCTACGACGCTGGCAACCGCCTTGTGACGACCGTCAGGGACATGAACCGAAACCTGAGCTACAATGCCACCAGCAATACCTTCAGCGGCATTGATACAAATACCGACCTCATTTCTTCGGTCACCTACAACAATCTCAACGTCCCGGTTGCTGCCACAGACACCCGCGGCTATATCACCGTCACGGAGTATGACTACCTCGTGCGTCCGACCAAGGTGATCACTCCAAAGGAGAACACCTTGCCAGACACTACTCCAGATGCTGGCTCGGGCTACGTCTCCAGCATGTTCTATGGGGACAATGCCGGCGGATCCGCCTTCAATGTCTCCGGCTTCAAGCCGACCAAAGCCACAGACCCGAGAGGCTACAGGACCTACGCCAAGTACGATGACCTCTACCGCCCGGTGGAGAGCTACAAGGAGTACGACAAGACGAACGGCTACTTCAGCAAGTCACTCACCACCTATGATGCGGTAGGCAATGCCCTCACCGTTACCACCTGGAGAAATCCTTTCCAGATCACTGAGAGTCAGGATGGAATGACCTTTACAGCCACCTCTGTAGGCACCGAGCAGAAGCAATCCGTCCTCACGGACTACGACGGACTCAACCGCGCCACCATGGTGACCAAGGCCTATCAAGCTACGGACTCTACCCTCACTTCTGAGGTCTACAGCCGCTACACCTCCACGGGCTTCGTGCACCAGACGGAGGAGCAGACGGACCACAATGGTCAGGGAGGCTACTTCTCCCGCATCAATGACGT
The sequence above is drawn from the Rubritalea squalenifaciens DSM 18772 genome and encodes:
- a CDS encoding RHS repeat-associated core domain-containing protein; this translates as MGRPVGDGKPQSEAESDEEPEESYVDALTRDFSHSTTDLYIPVPASELVLAVRRNASPFTWSSAEDSQGRGVYGGLLAEERPDLAFGAGWSSNLSPRIILSEQVDQYENLVALMDKQTRKEKGLVQGQANTATVIDEHGMSYQFVIGYNNGAPRFMPMPSASNQLQNYLATLELDGGEYVFKKKFGTTLRFDNSTYDQLLSNNRRHGSKQYTKKTYSRLNNVTDRYGEQLVYTYRDEINLIPAEIYVASRPSLGIAIHQDTNGRVTSVVDPKGNTVNYGYQGASGAVISGDAEAYPADSLLASVTRGGIQTAEYKYSAAVEDDPRDTPLESENGQFYDIRAWAEVNGSYEQYSVDTCHVNLSSIKDAYGNETSISYAFDESRSSFVREARYAPIFKDGKNQLEYIGFFKGNVPVIGLPRDVSNIQTPGGRIMGVSGTHLVEATDDGIEPVARQTMVADVEGNVTTYTWGGFAVNEFQDPDLDYVYSEQVSKTHVIGYQTMTIAYDGGGTESLAFSPSAGYALQSVVDFSGNTTTYNYTDPAPAEVSNFGGSGFSVYGDPNSETKITSGGNVVRNYQYDSATRVMKEIEDALGRKTNYTIAANGLRTDEVVTNAAGVKMSEKVFAYGQNGFAAFMSSSKVKAFATNPELDDPAWVSDIVTLYEADSNGRVQRSAVDMNGNSSIDSGDLISSYTYDRNGNKLSVTDPEGNTTYFHYDALNRLVKVVNPDGSSKQMVYDYRSNKVMDIDELGLKTGYVYDAGNRLVTTVRDMNRNLSYNATSNTFSGIDTNTDLISSVTYNNLNVPVAATDTRGYITVTEYDYLVRPTKVITPKENTLPDTTPDAGSGYVSSMFYGDNAGGSAFNVSGFKPTKATDPRGYRTYAKYDDLYRPVESYKEYDKTNGYFSKSLTTYDAVGNALTVTTWRNPFQITESQDGMTFTATSVGTEQKQSVLTDYDGLNRATMVTKAYQATDSTLTSEVYSRYTSTGFVHQTEEQTDHNGQGGYFSRINDVEYDAAGRAVKAIGPEVYDATSQSTQRPVTLTEYTPNGNKAAMINPLNKRWDYVYDARNRLVQELQPAVFDYETGQTRRPTSTTEYDEVGNVVHTVNPRGHISTVYYDDAFRAVETHAPLAPIDGLGLSAIITKSEYNAAGNVTKLTDANGNVTLNTYDSLGRLAATTTNPTTKPVDGTVHADDIVVENSYDAVGNLVQVIAARDEIGDLEKDHVTGFVYDGFNRLLEKVWNADDAARKKTEYSYYDAALLTHTIDPKGQKIAYEYDEIFRLQTVEYDPDNTTTHPDNRQMSYDLAGRQKSVVYPNESSANQEIRNVSQTYDALDRVLSETSNGVTHTTAYDLAGNTLLQTYGQTGRTLTCTYDSLNRLSTCTESPSGGGTSRVTSYAYDLVGGITEKSLPSGQKEFKSFDSLGRTAWIENRKSNGDVIGRYDYGYDALGNVTVIEESYPAGNLQPRLITNLYDNVYRLRYESSEEGVKLVDTEYQYDKANNRTLKSVDTTVSGTTTTESWNYTFGTQSNGFNSNQLVSYTKPDTTVVSFTYDANGNRATRTHQANTDTYSYDLNNRLVSLDLNSSADSAKNGLYEYGYDHRTRRVLRDESDLTSGKTTRVVFSGGLSVQEHEQNAGSYNLTSPAVEYVRGSDYGGGMGGVLYTLRAGVPSYNAYNSRGDVVSKTDDSEAITWQASYEAFGTRTEEDGSTDDRQKANTKDEDPTGLLNEGMRYRDLEAGVFITRDPAGFVDGPNVYTYVRQNPWSAFDPLGLESKHWHHRFPQQYANWFLEHADMDIHDAKYGIFLDASDHRALHAGNKAEGIAKYNSNWEFFTTHVDVDNMSARQVKYAAIKYLRMLESNEGFGYKGLLSKRMRVPRGLHYMEDWHFEEGELSGKEKKKIIASVCENEKV
- a CDS encoding IS30 family transposase — encoded protein: MSFYYALKKFKTRTITYDNGTEFSNFREVASATGSKPFFCNPYHAWEKGLVENTIGLIREYFPKKTGNHLPIAPEIYQQVQEEINQRPRKTMGFRTPDSFIKHLAG